One part of the Maridesulfovibrio bastinii DSM 16055 genome encodes these proteins:
- a CDS encoding DUF6573 family protein produces the protein MDFDDFELLYAYTRTQAIADGVLIPIPKEDSELKIPDAISSNLYHQYIEPPKGLEGEGQSTTGRLHDTLMLFKAAASAHWDGIHVLFDVLYLMGPGRLEKIKVLAILGADDDGKPCLAICLPEDE, from the coding sequence ATGGATTTCGACGACTTTGAACTTCTGTACGCCTATACCAGAACACAGGCAATAGCTGATGGTGTTTTAATTCCTATTCCTAAAGAAGATAGCGAACTCAAGATCCCAGACGCAATCTCAAGCAATCTCTACCATCAATACATTGAACCACCAAAAGGACTTGAAGGCGAAGGCCAATCAACCACTGGCAGACTCCATGACACATTGATGCTATTCAAGGCTGCTGCTTCAGCCCATTGGGACGGAATACACGTATTGTTTGATGTGCTGTATTTGATGGGACCGGGACGACTTGAAAAAATAAAAGTATTAGCAATACTCGGGGCAGACGATGACGGAAAACCGTGTCTGGCTATTTGTCTTCCTGAAGATGAATGA
- a CDS encoding zinc-ribbon domain-containing protein, which yields MQTKKCHKCGEENLLKSQTCFNCGAKLTAGAAIMNLIKIGGVILLFWLIGKFFM from the coding sequence ATGCAAACTAAGAAGTGCCACAAATGCGGTGAAGAGAACCTGTTGAAGTCACAAACTTGTTTCAATTGCGGAGCTAAGTTGACAGCTGGAGCAGCAATTATGAACCTCATCAAAATTGGTGGGGTGATCTTGCTCTTCTGGCTGATAGGTAAATTCTTCATGTAG